From one Cyanobacterium stanieri PCC 7202 genomic stretch:
- a CDS encoding FHA modulated ABC efflux pump with fused ATPase and integral membrane subunits (PFAM: ABC transporter; FHA domain~COGs: COG1131 ABC-type multidrug transport system ATPase component~InterProIPR017871:IPR000253:IPR003439:IPR013525:IPR 003593~KEGG: syn:sll0778 ABC transporter~PFAM: ABC transporter related; Forkhead-associated protein; ABC-2 type transporter~SMART: AAA ATPase; Forkhead-associated protein~SPTR: FHA modulated ABC efflux pump with fused ATPase and integral membrane subunits) yields MNQSFSSNTVLESSLNPYIILNNQGITLPPMELFAPEHRLGRDPQMVDLLAPTDWNIVSRCQGKFVRGENNTYRIYDGDGQKRSSNGLFVNNRLISPQGHLLRNGDRIQIGQNPRDWVIIEYHSSMTSSGFTPPPIQSVSLLEKPIILGRDENADLRLDAPTVSRKHAVITKNNQGQYVLTDYSANGVFVNEQKVNGSRVINQDSLINIGPYRLVLQGNRLVIADQGDNIRLDAFNLIRVVKDQEGKDRTIINDISLPIEPGQFVALVGGSGAGKSTLMRTLLGIEPTTNGAVFINGEDLRQNFNIYRNQIGYVPQQDIIHKDLTVVEALEYSAKLRLPPDINIREIVSKTLHQIELVDYKNILVKNLSGGQLKRVSIGAELLADPKLFFLDEPTSGLDPGLDKKMMELLRKLADEGRTIILVTHATTNINMCDRLVFLGRGGHLCYYGEPKGAMDFFDISSENFADIYINLETIEAVVNKAQTFKNSSYYQENITNRLSLKNSNLSPQNNTITSVNHNQVSRQMMPEKAKPSLVKQTITLSQRYAKIVFRDKVNLSISLLTAPIGISLISLAIQIEPLVLGLDDNPKLASTALSVLFVFACANIWVGLSGSLQEIVKEADIYFRERLVNLDIFAYLFSKLSVLKLVTFLQSILIVIVVLLRFESPNSELIYWSMGVFITSFLTIFASINFGLMVSAMVKNITQANSLLPLLLIPQIIFSGVLFSMEDAGKYLSWLTISRWSVGAYGTLVDVNAMIPEPIILPDGSAIALGIPESLVYESSWNNLMINWLVLILHTLIYFVVTFILQKRKDL; encoded by the coding sequence ATGAACCAGTCTTTTAGCTCTAATACCGTTCTTGAAAGTAGTCTTAACCCCTATATTATCTTAAATAATCAAGGGATTACCCTACCCCCCATGGAATTATTTGCCCCAGAACATCGTCTGGGGCGAGATCCTCAGATGGTTGATTTGTTAGCACCTACGGATTGGAATATTGTCAGTCGTTGTCAGGGAAAGTTTGTGCGGGGGGAAAATAACACTTATCGTATCTATGATGGTGATGGACAAAAACGTAGTTCTAATGGTCTTTTTGTCAATAATAGATTAATTTCTCCCCAAGGTCATCTTTTGCGTAATGGCGATCGCATCCAAATCGGTCAAAATCCAAGGGATTGGGTAATCATTGAATACCACTCTTCTATGACTAGCAGTGGTTTTACTCCCCCACCCATTCAGTCGGTATCTTTACTCGAAAAACCCATCATTCTCGGTAGGGATGAAAATGCAGATTTACGCTTGGATGCTCCCACGGTATCTCGTAAACACGCCGTAATTACCAAAAATAATCAAGGGCAGTATGTCCTCACTGATTATAGTGCCAATGGGGTATTTGTCAATGAGCAAAAAGTTAATGGCTCTCGGGTTATAAATCAAGATTCACTAATTAATATTGGCCCTTATCGTTTGGTATTACAAGGAAATCGATTAGTTATTGCCGATCAAGGGGATAATATTCGTTTAGATGCTTTTAATTTAATTAGAGTAGTAAAAGATCAGGAAGGAAAAGATCGCACTATTATTAATGATATATCTTTACCTATAGAACCCGGTCAATTTGTGGCTTTGGTGGGGGGCAGTGGGGCAGGAAAATCAACTTTGATGCGTACTCTTTTGGGTATTGAACCGACAACCAACGGGGCTGTATTCATTAATGGGGAAGACTTACGACAAAACTTTAATATCTATCGTAATCAGATTGGTTATGTACCCCAACAGGATATTATTCATAAGGATTTAACTGTAGTAGAAGCCCTCGAATATTCTGCTAAATTACGTTTACCCCCTGACATTAATATTCGGGAAATAGTCAGTAAAACTTTACATCAAATTGAGTTAGTTGATTATAAGAATATTTTAGTTAAAAATCTCAGTGGTGGTCAACTAAAACGGGTGAGCATTGGGGCGGAATTATTAGCAGATCCTAAGTTATTTTTCCTTGATGAACCCACTTCAGGACTTGATCCGGGATTGGATAAAAAGATGATGGAATTATTACGCAAGTTAGCCGATGAAGGACGTACCATTATTCTTGTGACCCATGCTACTACAAATATAAATATGTGCGATCGCCTCGTATTTTTGGGCAGGGGAGGACATCTTTGTTATTATGGCGAACCAAAAGGGGCGATGGATTTTTTTGATATTTCCAGTGAAAATTTTGCCGATATTTATATTAACTTAGAAACCATTGAAGCGGTGGTTAATAAGGCTCAAACATTTAAAAATTCATCCTATTATCAAGAAAATATTACCAATCGATTATCTCTTAAAAATAGTAATTTATCACCACAAAACAATACCATTACCAGCGTAAATCATAATCAAGTCTCTCGACAAATGATGCCAGAAAAGGCAAAACCTTCTCTGGTAAAACAAACAATTACCCTCAGCCAAAGATACGCCAAAATTGTTTTTCGAGACAAAGTAAATCTTTCAATTTCCCTATTGACAGCACCCATCGGCATTAGTTTAATTAGTTTAGCCATTCAAATTGAGCCTTTGGTATTGGGGCTAGACGACAATCCCAAACTGGCATCTACCGCCCTAAGTGTTTTGTTTGTTTTTGCCTGTGCCAATATTTGGGTAGGTTTATCGGGTTCTCTTCAAGAAATAGTAAAAGAAGCGGATATTTATTTTCGAGAAAGGTTGGTAAATCTTGATATTTTTGCTTATTTATTTTCTAAATTATCAGTATTAAAATTAGTTACTTTTTTACAAAGTATTTTGATTGTAATAGTCGTTTTATTGCGTTTTGAATCTCCTAATTCTGAGCTTATTTATTGGTCAATGGGGGTTTTTATTACTAGCTTTTTGACGATTTTTGCTAGTATTAATTTTGGTTTGATGGTATCGGCAATGGTCAAAAATATCACCCAAGCCAACAGTTTATTACCTTTGTTATTAATTCCTCAAATTATTTTTTCTGGGGTGCTATTTAGTATGGAGGATGCGGGAAAATATTTGTCATGGTTAACTATTAGTCGTTGGTCTGTGGGTGCTTATGGTACATTGGTTGATGTTAATGCCATGATACCTGAGCCTATCATATTACCTGATGGCAGTGCGATCGCCCTAGGAATCCCCGAATCATTGGTTTATGAGTCAAGTTGGAATAACCTGATGATTAATTGGCTAGTGCTAATTTTACACACCCTCATTTATTTTGTCGTCACCTTTATCTTACAAAAAAGAAAAGATCTTTAA
- a CDS encoding Phosphoenolpyruvate carboxylase, type 1 (PFAM: Phosphoenolpyruvate carboxylase~COGs: COG2352 Phosphoenolpyruvate carboxylase~InterPro IPR018129:IPR021135:IPR001449~KEGG: cyh:Cyan8802_2647 phosphoenolpyruvate carboxylase~PFAM: Phosphoenolpyruvate carboxylase, C-terminal region~PRIAM: Phosphoenolpyruvate carboxylase~SPTR: Phosphoenolpyruvate carboxylase), with protein sequence MTFTKTSHKEELSIYSNSELLLRHRLKLVENLWELVLRNECGQHLVDLLEQLKSACSPEGQTSETPKQSVSKWIEQLELDDAIKAVRALALYFQLINIVEQHYEQRNQKIIRSTTTEDQVNGSQVDSIIDKLIEGETQKVVVDSGDKDYSYFEQKPNPASGGTFHWLFPHLQQLNMPPQKIQDLLDELDIRLVFTAHPTEIVRHTIRKKQRRISQILERLDVAEESCRAMGLTNSYEAEHFRNRLMDEIQLWWRTDELHQFKPTVLDEVDYALHYFQEVLFDSLPHLSKRLQQALHNTFPKLKPPSHKFCYFGSWVGGDRDGNPFVTPEVTWSTACYQRNLVIEKYLESVAKLNDVLSLSLHWCNVLPELLDSLEKDRIKMPEVYDKLYVRYRQEPYRLKLAFIEKKLENTKARNEALSNPETRKSIKLATKDDNLYPSASDFLEDLNLLKLNLEQTGLNCQELDHLIFQVDIYGFHLAELDFRQDSSRHSDALNEIAEYLGVLDKPYNELSEEEKTAWLVRELKTRRPLVPNPIPFSETTAETIETFKVLRALQVEFGIEICNTYIISMTNYVSDVLEVLLLAKEAGLYDPVIGASSIRIVPLFETVEDLKRSHSVMKELFDLPLYRACLAGGYDSSGDSQSNVTMPKLTPHNLQEIMLGYSDSNKDSGFMSSNWEIHKAQKVLAKLGNAYGVKIKIFHGRGGSVGRGGGPAYAAILAQPTSTINGRIKITEQGEVLASKYSLPELALYNLETISTAVIQASLLGSGFDDIEPWNEIMEEIAIASRKAYRSLIYEEPDFIDFFLSVTPIEEISKLQISSRPARRKKGKKDISSLRAIPWVFSWTQSRFLLPAWYGVGTALQEFLAKEPEENLKLLRYFYLKWPFFKMVISKVEMTLSKVDLQMASHYVEELAEDEDKERFHKLFSQIAKEYYLSREMVLKINQQERLLDTDPELQRSVQLRNGSIVPLGFLQVSLLKRLREYANQDKAGLIHFRYSKDELLRGALLTINGIAAGMRNTG encoded by the coding sequence ATGACTTTTACTAAAACTAGCCATAAAGAAGAACTAAGCATTTATTCTAATTCAGAGTTATTATTGCGTCATCGACTTAAGTTGGTCGAGAATTTGTGGGAGTTAGTTTTGAGAAATGAATGCGGACAGCATTTGGTAGATTTATTAGAACAGTTAAAATCTGCTTGTTCTCCCGAAGGTCAAACTTCGGAAACTCCTAAACAATCTGTCAGTAAATGGATTGAGCAATTAGAATTAGATGATGCCATCAAGGCTGTACGGGCTTTAGCACTTTATTTCCAATTAATTAATATTGTCGAGCAACATTACGAGCAGAGAAACCAAAAAATTATCCGTAGTACCACCACCGAAGATCAGGTAAATGGTTCTCAAGTAGATAGTATTATTGATAAATTAATTGAAGGGGAAACTCAAAAGGTAGTTGTTGATTCTGGGGACAAGGATTATAGTTATTTTGAGCAAAAACCCAACCCCGCTAGTGGGGGAACTTTTCATTGGTTATTCCCCCATCTCCAACAGTTAAATATGCCCCCTCAAAAAATTCAAGATTTGTTGGATGAGTTGGATATTCGTTTGGTATTTACCGCCCACCCCACAGAAATTGTGCGTCATACCATTCGTAAAAAACAAAGACGTATTTCCCAAATTTTAGAGCGTTTGGATGTGGCGGAAGAATCTTGTCGCGCCATGGGCTTAACCAATTCCTATGAAGCTGAACATTTTCGCAACCGTTTGATGGATGAGATTCAATTATGGTGGCGCACCGATGAGTTACACCAGTTTAAGCCCACGGTATTGGATGAGGTGGATTATGCCCTTCACTATTTCCAAGAGGTGTTATTTGATAGTTTGCCCCATCTTTCTAAGCGTTTACAACAGGCTTTGCATAATACTTTTCCTAAGTTAAAACCTCCTAGTCATAAGTTTTGTTATTTTGGTTCTTGGGTAGGGGGCGATCGCGACGGTAATCCTTTTGTAACCCCCGAAGTTACATGGTCAACAGCTTGTTATCAACGTAACCTCGTCATCGAGAAATATTTGGAATCCGTGGCGAAATTAAACGACGTACTCAGCTTATCCCTCCATTGGTGTAATGTCTTACCAGAGTTGTTAGACTCCTTGGAAAAAGATCGTATCAAAATGCCAGAGGTATATGATAAATTATACGTCCGTTATCGCCAAGAACCCTATCGTCTCAAATTAGCTTTTATCGAGAAAAAATTAGAAAATACCAAAGCAAGAAATGAGGCACTTTCTAATCCCGAAACCCGTAAATCCATCAAATTAGCCACCAAGGATGATAATTTATATCCTAGTGCTAGTGATTTTCTTGAGGATTTAAACCTACTCAAGCTCAACCTTGAACAAACGGGCTTAAACTGTCAGGAATTAGATCATCTCATCTTCCAAGTAGATATTTATGGCTTCCACCTTGCCGAGTTAGATTTTCGTCAAGATTCTTCTCGCCATTCCGACGCTTTGAATGAAATTGCCGAATATTTGGGGGTTTTAGATAAACCCTATAACGAATTGAGCGAGGAAGAAAAAACCGCATGGCTAGTGAGAGAATTAAAAACCCGTCGCCCCCTCGTGCCTAATCCCATTCCTTTCTCGGAAACCACCGCCGAAACCATTGAAACTTTTAAGGTGTTAAGGGCGCTGCAGGTAGAATTTGGCATCGAAATTTGTAATACCTACATCATCAGTATGACCAACTATGTCAGTGATGTTTTGGAGGTGTTGTTGTTGGCAAAAGAAGCAGGGTTATATGACCCTGTGATTGGGGCCAGTAGCATTCGTATAGTGCCTCTATTTGAGACGGTGGAGGATTTAAAGAGATCCCACTCGGTGATGAAAGAATTGTTTGATTTACCCCTTTATCGTGCTTGTTTGGCAGGGGGTTATGATTCTTCGGGTGATAGTCAATCGAATGTGACAATGCCAAAATTAACTCCCCATAATCTTCAGGAAATCATGCTCGGTTATTCTGATAGTAATAAGGATTCTGGGTTTATGAGTAGTAACTGGGAAATTCACAAAGCCCAAAAAGTCTTGGCAAAATTGGGTAATGCCTATGGGGTGAAAATCAAAATTTTCCACGGTAGAGGTGGCTCTGTGGGTAGGGGAGGAGGCCCTGCCTATGCGGCGATTTTGGCTCAACCAACTTCCACCATCAACGGGCGTATCAAAATTACTGAACAAGGGGAGGTGTTAGCTTCTAAGTATTCCTTACCAGAGTTGGCTTTATATAATCTTGAAACCATCAGCACCGCTGTAATTCAGGCTAGTTTATTGGGTAGCGGGTTTGATGATATTGAGCCTTGGAATGAGATTATGGAAGAAATTGCGATCGCCTCTAGGAAAGCGTATCGATCCTTAATTTACGAAGAACCTGATTTTATCGACTTCTTCCTTTCCGTCACCCCCATCGAGGAAATCAGTAAACTACAAATAAGCTCTCGCCCTGCCCGTCGTAAAAAAGGTAAAAAGGATATTAGCTCCCTCCGTGCCATTCCTTGGGTGTTTAGTTGGACTCAAAGCCGTTTCTTGCTCCCCGCTTGGTATGGGGTCGGTACCGCCCTACAGGAGTTTTTAGCCAAAGAGCCAGAGGAGAATTTGAAATTATTACGCTATTTTTATCTAAAATGGCCTTTCTTCAAAATGGTGATTTCTAAAGTGGAAATGACCCTTTCTAAGGTTGATTTACAAATGGCAAGTCATTATGTAGAAGAATTGGCAGAAGACGAAGATAAAGAGCGATTCCATAAGCTATTTTCTCAAATTGCCAAAGAATACTATCTGAGTCGGGAAATGGTACTAAAAATCAATCAACAAGAACGATTATTAGATACTGACCCCGAATTGCAGCGCTCGGTACAGTTGCGTAATGGTTCTATTGTACCCCTTGGCTTTTTACAAGTATCTTTGTTAAAACGTCTGAGGGAATACGCAAATCAAGACAAAGCAGGATTAATTCACTTCCGTTATAGTAAAGATGAACTATTAAGAGGGGCTTTATTGACCATTAATGGTATCGCCGCAGGGATGCGCAATACAGGTTGA
- a CDS encoding protein of unknown function DUF1499 (PFAM: Protein of unknown function (DUF1499)~COGs: COG4446 conserved hypothetical protein~InterPro IPR010865~KEGG: cyc:PCC7424_1492 protein of unknown function DUF1499~SPTR: Putative uncharacterized protein) — protein MVALTGFFSSLIILFSLYSPFASIFHFEGAVPQNLGVNQGHLTSCPPSPNCVVSNQSADEDHYIEPISYDSDRATAKETLLKVLSVVPSTVVVTETDDYIRTESRSKIMGFVDDAEFYFPADKSVIEMRSASRLGESDLGVNRRRLEQIRLAIADYNSRG, from the coding sequence ATGGTTGCTTTAACTGGCTTTTTTAGTTCATTAATTATACTTTTTTCTTTGTATAGTCCCTTCGCATCGATTTTTCATTTTGAGGGGGCTGTGCCTCAAAATTTGGGGGTAAATCAAGGACATTTGACTTCTTGCCCCCCTAGTCCTAATTGTGTGGTCAGTAATCAATCTGCCGATGAAGATCATTATATTGAACCGATTAGCTATGATTCTGATCGAGCTACAGCAAAAGAAACTCTTTTAAAAGTTTTGTCGGTGGTGCCAAGTACGGTAGTTGTAACCGAAACTGACGATTATATTCGCACGGAGTCTCGTAGTAAGATTATGGGTTTTGTGGATGATGCCGAGTTTTATTTTCCTGCGGATAAGTCAGTAATTGAAATGCGTTCTGCTTCTCGTTTGGGAGAGTCTGATTTGGGGGTTAATCGTCGTCGTCTTGAGCAAATTCGCCTGGCGATCGCAGATTATAATTCCCGTGGATAA
- a CDS encoding O-antigen polymerase (PFAM: O-Antigen ligase~InterPro IPR007016~KEGG: mar:MAE_24030 putative O-antigen polymerase~PFAM: O-antigen polymerase~SPTR: Putative O-antigen polymerase) has translation MMKKINFGSLHTNYKKYLFGIFNLPFVYNLGLIFLIIFLIKQWIKEGRNIIKTNYSKLLLFITISFIVSSILAENSLDSWLGLPNFLPFFALFLAVQSLITHSKQLILSAFLFSCTSIFIVIIGLGQLFLDWQIAGVFRSIIGWRVILNGYPPQRMSAIFIHANLLTLFLCTSLTFSLGLLITNQPRFKFKINDKNKIKQKIFNSINKYKNIRYFLISTIIFDLVGIYFTNSRVGWFITIFVLISFSVYFNWYKIIQLIGFIGVIIGWASFGNLPGQSIMRQIVPASIWLRLSDQMFPDRPLETLRITQWQFAGEMMGDRPLFGWGLRNFDYLYQRTHDIYIGHPHNIFLMLGAETGFIGLILICIFVALIMGKTIQSLTIIKRKTTDSIIIFTYLISFGNYILFNLSDSSIFDLRLNLIGWIILGSMAGINNVIHGNYNLRSPGEFAQDDDD, from the coding sequence ATGATGAAAAAAATAAATTTTGGTAGTCTCCATACGAACTATAAAAAATATCTCTTTGGTATATTTAACTTACCTTTTGTTTATAACTTAGGGCTTATATTTCTCATCATTTTTTTGATTAAACAGTGGATCAAGGAAGGAAGAAATATTATTAAAACAAATTATAGTAAGTTACTTTTATTCATTACCATTTCTTTTATCGTTTCCAGTATTTTGGCAGAAAACTCCCTCGATTCATGGTTAGGATTACCAAACTTTTTACCTTTTTTTGCCCTGTTTCTGGCTGTTCAAAGTTTAATTACCCATAGCAAACAGTTAATATTATCGGCTTTTCTCTTCAGTTGTACCTCAATTTTCATTGTTATTATCGGACTCGGACAACTTTTTTTAGATTGGCAGATAGCTGGGGTATTTCGTTCTATTATCGGATGGCGAGTTATTCTCAATGGTTATCCGCCCCAGAGAATGTCAGCTATTTTTATTCATGCTAATTTATTAACTCTTTTTCTTTGTACCAGTTTAACTTTTTCTCTTGGTTTGTTAATTACTAATCAACCTAGATTTAAATTCAAAATCAATGATAAAAATAAAATTAAACAAAAAATATTTAACTCAATTAATAAGTACAAAAATATTCGTTATTTTCTTATTTCAACTATTATTTTTGACCTAGTTGGTATTTATTTTACTAATTCTCGTGTGGGATGGTTTATTACTATTTTTGTTTTAATTAGTTTTTCTGTATATTTTAATTGGTACAAAATAATACAATTAATTGGTTTTATTGGTGTAATAATCGGTTGGGCATCGTTTGGAAATTTACCGGGACAGTCGATTATGCGTCAGATTGTTCCTGCTTCTATATGGTTAAGGTTATCAGATCAGATGTTCCCCGATCGCCCCTTAGAAACCCTTAGAATCACTCAATGGCAGTTTGCAGGGGAGATGATGGGCGATCGCCCCTTATTTGGTTGGGGACTGAGAAATTTCGATTATTTGTACCAAAGAACCCATGATATATATATAGGACATCCCCATAATATATTTTTAATGTTGGGAGCAGAAACAGGATTTATAGGCTTAATATTAATATGTATTTTTGTAGCTTTAATTATGGGGAAAACCATTCAAAGTTTAACGATTATCAAAAGAAAAACAACAGACTCAATTATAATTTTTACCTATCTAATAAGTTTTGGAAATTATATCCTTTTTAACTTATCAGATAGTAGTATTTTTGACCTCAGATTAAACTTAATAGGTTGGATAATTCTGGGCAGTATGGCAGGAATAAATAATGTTATCCACGGGAATTATAATCTGCGATCGCCAGGCGAATTTGCTCAAGACGACGACGATTAA
- a CDS encoding hypothetical protein (COGs: COG3316 Transposase and inactivated derivatives~KEGG: bwe:BcerKBAB4_5621 integrase catalytic region~SPTR: Transposase) translates to MRRISYYQWEQIREEIILLSIQWYIFYSLTYEELREVMAQRGFAIDNNTINHLIQEYSIMAKKRWEKTQKRRKKGWRLVEIPFKIKNRRKYLYRAVDAQGNTLDFMILANQQKEKARLFFQKSISLDPENIDKTFLQQKSPTAPKTTFSSALISILLLILVGYIILDNIPMEDNIPPENMENLENQ, encoded by the coding sequence ATGAGGAGAATCAGTTATTATCAATGGGAACAAATTAGAGAAGAGATAATCCTTCTATCTATTCAATGGTATATATTCTACTCATTAACCTATGAAGAGTTGCGAGAGGTTATGGCACAAAGAGGATTTGCCATCGATAATAATACCATTAATCACCTCATCCAAGAATACTCCATCATGGCAAAAAAAAGATGGGAAAAAACTCAAAAAAGAAGGAAAAAAGGATGGAGATTGGTAGAAATTCCTTTTAAAATTAAGAATCGCCGCAAATATCTTTATCGTGCAGTGGATGCCCAAGGAAATACCCTCGATTTTATGATTTTGGCGAATCAACAGAAAGAAAAAGCCCGTCTTTTTTTCCAGAAAAGTATATCCCTAGACCCAGAAAATATTGATAAAACTTTTTTACAACAAAAATCACCAACCGCTCCTAAAACTACTTTTTCATCAGCCCTGATTTCCATTTTACTTTTAATCTTAGTCGGTTATATTATTCTTGATAATATTCCCATGGAAGACAATATTCCCCCAGAAAATATGGAAAATTTAGAGAATCAATAA
- a CDS encoding ABC transporter related protein (PFAM: ABC transporter~COGs: COG1122 ABC-type cobalt transport system ATPase component~InterPro IPR003439:IPR003593~KEGG: cyb:CYB_1798 cobalt ABC transporter ATP-binding protein~PFAM: ABC transporter related~SMART: AAA ATPase~SPTR: ABC transporter, ATP-binding protein) yields MTVLSIADLCFKYNDKVIFDNLFLDVYEGQKIGLLGANGSGKTTLFLSICGLLPINKGDIFLFDQRVEKGQFYPEIGLIFQNPDDQLFCLRVRDDIVFGAENLGLSCEETEERLQEVLRATGVEHLQSRLSHELSGGEKCMVAIASVLIMQPQLILYDEPSANLDLRARRRLINFLQSSEQTVIISSHDLELVREVCDRILVLNQGKIVADGDPITIMGDRTLMEENCLEVPPSLRCGE; encoded by the coding sequence ATGACGGTTTTATCCATTGCAGATTTATGTTTTAAGTATAATGATAAAGTTATTTTTGATAATCTATTTTTAGATGTTTATGAGGGGCAAAAGATAGGTCTTTTGGGTGCTAATGGCTCGGGAAAAACTACTTTATTTTTGTCAATTTGTGGTTTATTACCTATTAATAAGGGTGATATTTTTTTATTTGATCAAAGAGTGGAAAAAGGTCAATTTTATCCTGAAATTGGTTTAATTTTCCAAAATCCTGATGATCAATTGTTTTGTCTAAGGGTGAGGGATGATATTGTTTTTGGGGCGGAAAATTTGGGTTTGTCTTGTGAGGAGACAGAAGAGCGTTTGCAGGAGGTTTTGAGGGCGACGGGGGTGGAACATTTACAATCTCGTCTTTCCCATGAGTTATCGGGGGGTGAAAAGTGTATGGTTGCCATCGCCTCTGTACTTATAATGCAACCTCAGCTAATATTATATGACGAACCTAGTGCCAATTTAGATTTAAGGGCAAGACGGAGATTAATTAATTTTTTACAATCTTCTGAGCAGACGGTGATTATTTCTTCCCACGATTTAGAATTGGTGAGGGAAGTGTGCGATCGCATCTTAGTGTTAAATCAAGGAAAAATCGTCGCTGATGGTGATCCTATCACAATTATGGGCGATCGCACTTTAATGGAAGAAAACTGTCTGGAAGTACCACCATCACTCAGGTGTGGGGAGTGA